In Desulfuromonas acetoxidans DSM 684, one genomic interval encodes:
- a CDS encoding M23 family metallopeptidase yields the protein MKTLKSFFMLIIVAALIGGGYYYFRDTAAPELSLDPPAGSIQKNSVLTLTLDDATSGLARVEVKILQQGKEIPVLKKDYPLETFQVREQLPMGNLLLEDGPLTVEITAADRAIYHFGKGNIATATISLTRDSRPPIISVHSVAHNLNQGGAGLIAYSVSEPVTRSGIQIGEAFFPGYEQPSGVYLCLFAFPYNVDSEEVPRLIAEDQAENIGMGGFYYHLNRKNFRSDKIGISDGFLNRKMPQFQHLFPDAATPLDVFLKVNRELRPKNRARLRDIGHDTATQFVWTKSFLRQPNAANRAMFGDRRAYIYNGNKIDNQTHLGIDLASIARADVPASNTGRVVFADFMGIYGQCIIIDHGLGLQSLYAHLSRMDVQVGDQVERGQIIAKTGATGLAGGDHLHFGIVISGIPVNPIEWWDHNWVTNNITSKLDLTKR from the coding sequence TTGAAAACACTCAAGTCTTTTTTCATGCTCATCATTGTCGCTGCATTGATCGGTGGCGGCTATTATTATTTTCGTGATACAGCAGCACCGGAGCTAAGCCTCGACCCGCCGGCCGGTTCCATTCAGAAAAATTCGGTCCTCACCCTAACGTTAGATGATGCGACCAGTGGTCTGGCTCGCGTTGAAGTGAAGATTCTCCAGCAGGGCAAGGAGATTCCGGTTCTGAAAAAAGACTATCCTCTGGAAACCTTCCAGGTCCGGGAACAACTCCCCATGGGCAATCTCCTGCTGGAAGACGGACCACTCACCGTTGAGATCACCGCCGCTGACCGGGCCATCTACCACTTCGGTAAAGGCAACATCGCCACGGCCACCATCAGTCTGACTCGCGACAGCCGTCCGCCGATCATTTCGGTGCACAGTGTCGCGCACAACCTTAACCAAGGCGGCGCCGGACTGATCGCCTATTCGGTTTCCGAGCCGGTCACCCGTAGCGGCATTCAGATCGGCGAGGCGTTTTTCCCCGGCTATGAGCAACCATCAGGTGTCTATCTGTGTCTGTTCGCTTTTCCCTATAATGTCGACAGCGAAGAGGTTCCGCGTCTCATCGCTGAAGACCAGGCTGAGAACATCGGTATGGGTGGTTTTTATTACCACCTCAATCGCAAGAATTTCCGCTCGGATAAGATCGGCATAAGTGACGGATTTCTCAATCGCAAGATGCCGCAATTCCAGCACCTGTTTCCCGACGCCGCAACGCCTTTGGACGTGTTTCTAAAAGTCAACCGCGAGCTGCGTCCCAAGAACCGGGCGCGGCTGCGCGATATCGGTCACGATACGGCAACACAATTTGTCTGGACAAAATCATTCCTGCGTCAGCCGAACGCAGCCAACCGGGCCATGTTCGGTGACCGTCGGGCTTACATCTACAACGGCAACAAGATTGACAACCAGACCCACCTCGGCATCGACCTGGCCTCCATTGCCCGGGCCGACGTGCCGGCCAGCAACACCGGACGGGTGGTCTTTGCCGACTTCATGGGTATTTACGGCCAGTGCATCATCATCGACCACGGCCTCGGCCTGCAGAGTCTTTATGCCCACCTCAGCCGCATGGATGTTCAGGTGGGTGACCAGGTGGAACGCGGCCAGATCATCGCCAAGACCGGGGCAACCGGGTTGGCCGGTGGCGACCATCTCCATTTCGGCATTGTCATCTCCGGCATTCCGGTCAATCCCATCGAATGGTGGGATCACAACTGGGTGACCAACAACATCACCAGCAAGCTGGATTTAACCAAACGCTAA